The Treponema medium genome has a window encoding:
- a CDS encoding DEAD/DEAH box helicase, protein MTDFLDLPLYKPFVETLAAGGIIQPTPIQGKVIPLALEGKSVFFESETGTGKTFAFLLPLLTRLMQDEKKTTAPRILILSPTVELASQIKEAAAQLQRTDTKCFKTLLCVGGSSLKRQIDGLKEKPAVIIGTPARISDLIGLKKLKLQEIEAVVIDEADRQLARESRGALQIVLAALPQDVQTLACSATFNGKNSELLNSFLRRSKTAALPEHISIANTGVLQKSIEHWALFSERRSKADTLRALIHALDSITADTPKKMLIFTAPAQEVETLAQKLQYKKINAVPLYGKLEGSERKQIIARFRSGKTRILITSDLSARGLDIADIDYIVQMQLSKDADVFIHRAGRTGRAGKKGVNIVIGDEYELCILQGIEKKLGITVYPKILTGGKIESAAENA, encoded by the coding sequence ATGACAGACTTTTTGGATTTGCCGCTGTATAAGCCGTTCGTTGAAACGCTGGCAGCCGGAGGGATTATACAGCCGACCCCTATTCAAGGAAAAGTGATACCGCTCGCCTTAGAAGGTAAAAGCGTCTTTTTTGAATCCGAAACCGGCACGGGTAAAACCTTTGCCTTTTTGTTGCCGCTTCTAACTCGGCTGATGCAGGATGAGAAAAAGACAACCGCTCCGCGTATTCTTATTTTAAGCCCGACGGTAGAACTCGCATCTCAAATAAAAGAAGCGGCTGCACAGCTGCAAAGAACTGATACTAAATGTTTTAAGACGCTGCTCTGTGTTGGCGGCAGCTCATTAAAACGGCAAATAGACGGATTAAAAGAAAAACCTGCCGTAATTATCGGAACACCGGCACGTATTTCCGATTTAATCGGGCTAAAGAAACTCAAGCTGCAAGAAATAGAGGCGGTAGTAATTGACGAAGCAGACCGCCAGCTTGCACGGGAAAGCAGAGGTGCACTGCAAATCGTTCTTGCAGCACTACCGCAGGATGTGCAGACGCTTGCGTGTTCGGCAACTTTTAACGGAAAAAATAGTGAATTGCTCAACAGTTTTTTGCGGCGTTCGAAAACGGCTGCATTACCGGAACATATTTCGATTGCAAATACGGGCGTGCTGCAAAAGTCCATCGAACATTGGGCGCTTTTTAGCGAGCGTCGGAGCAAAGCCGATACCTTGCGTGCACTGATCCATGCGTTGGACAGTATAACGGCGGATACCCCCAAAAAAATGCTTATTTTTACTGCACCTGCACAGGAAGTTGAAACCCTCGCGCAAAAGCTGCAATATAAAAAGATCAATGCTGTGCCGTTATATGGTAAACTCGAAGGTTCCGAACGAAAACAAATTATTGCACGGTTCAGGTCGGGTAAAACGCGGATATTGATTACCAGCGATTTATCCGCGCGCGGACTTGATATTGCCGATATTGACTACATAGTGCAGATGCAGCTTTCAAAGGATGCGGATGTTTTTATTCATCGCGCGGGCCGTACCGGCAGGGCGGGGAAGAAAGGCGTTAATATTGTTATCGGAGATGAATACGAGCTGTGTATTTTACAAGGCATCGAGAAGAAGCTCGGTATAACGGTGTATCCCAAAATCCTCACCGGTGGAAAAATCGAATCTGCTGCAGAAAACGCATAG
- a CDS encoding glycosyltransferase family 4 protein: MKIGIDTFGCDHGRSGIGAYILSLVHNLPKTEHSIQLFGHELDKYTYTSGVEGVKYTCVSVGDSAFAEQTWHRLSFNIFARKQQYDIVLFPSGTKLLPMRFEVPAVLVMQNILGDNSQGYLKNLSSFVSKLTLKSIKGIISPSNYIKNNLLKNGITEDKIQVIHNGIDTDLFHPHNLQAQEALMIKPFAIRRPYIIYASRIIHPEKRHVELINAFSIFKQKTKAPHRLVIAGADGEQAEQVHQAVLRSPFASDILLTGYFPHENLPLLYSAADLCVFPSPVEGVGLPVIEAMACGIPTACVRAGALPEIAGDCTCYFAPDKPEEIAAVIGSLINDTAGTNKERRQKLIDAGIEWVKQYSWKKTAEETLAYLDTIR; the protein is encoded by the coding sequence TTGAAAATAGGGATTGATACGTTCGGATGCGATCACGGCAGGTCGGGAATCGGAGCTTATATTCTTTCATTAGTACATAACTTACCCAAAACCGAACACAGCATTCAGCTTTTCGGGCACGAGTTGGATAAATATACCTATACGTCGGGCGTTGAAGGGGTCAAATATACCTGCGTCTCCGTCGGAGATTCTGCTTTTGCGGAACAGACATGGCACCGCCTTTCTTTTAATATCTTTGCCCGTAAGCAGCAATATGACATTGTTTTATTCCCGTCGGGAACAAAACTTTTACCTATGCGTTTTGAAGTTCCTGCGGTACTGGTCATGCAAAATATACTTGGGGATAACTCCCAAGGGTATTTAAAAAACTTATCGTCATTTGTATCAAAATTAACGCTCAAATCCATCAAAGGGATCATCAGCCCTAGCAACTATATCAAGAATAATCTACTTAAAAACGGCATCACGGAAGATAAAATACAGGTTATCCATAACGGAATCGATACCGACCTATTTCATCCACATAATCTGCAAGCGCAAGAAGCGCTAATGATTAAACCCTTTGCTATTCGGCGTCCGTATATCATTTATGCGTCACGGATTATTCATCCGGAAAAACGCCATGTTGAGCTGATTAACGCTTTTTCAATTTTTAAACAAAAAACGAAAGCGCCACACCGATTGGTGATTGCCGGCGCGGATGGTGAACAGGCAGAACAGGTGCATCAGGCTGTCCTTCGCTCCCCCTTTGCATCGGATATCTTGCTTACCGGATATTTTCCGCATGAAAATCTCCCCCTGCTCTATTCTGCTGCTGACCTATGTGTGTTTCCTTCTCCCGTCGAAGGAGTCGGCTTACCGGTAATCGAAGCGATGGCATGCGGTATTCCGACAGCATGTGTCCGTGCAGGTGCATTACCGGAAATTGCAGGCGACTGCACTTGTTATTTTGCACCCGATAAGCCGGAAGAGATTGCCGCAGTCATCGGCAGCCTTATTAACGATACCGCCGGTACAAATAAAGAACGGCGGCAAAAACTGATTGATGCCGGAATAGAATGGGTAAAACAATACAGCTGGAAAAAAACAGCTGAAGAAACGCTCGCTTATTTGGACACTATTAGATAA